Proteins found in one Paenibacillus dendritiformis genomic segment:
- a CDS encoding LacI family DNA-binding transcriptional regulator, producing the protein MATIYDIAKKANVSAMTVSRVINNTGRVSEKTRVKVKQVMEEMRYIPNSVARCLVTQESMIVSLLITDITNPFFTTMARGAEDAAMRHGYRLMFGNSDESFSKEKDYVEMILSMRVDGVLFAPSGDQSREHLEWLQRQNVPFVLLDREVPGIDCDAVLGDSRDGAKRMVAEMIRYGHRRIALVNGAQDVSTARERQAGYIEALQEAGIEFDETLVMQTSYSREQDLSVAHWMELDPETRPTAIFAANNMLALSVLKSVRSLGLRVPEDLSIACFDDFGWVEEANPFFSVASQPAYEFGEQGMQLLLDRIKNREDKPRQIVLPCDILMRQSVGRV; encoded by the coding sequence ATGGCTACCATTTATGATATTGCGAAGAAAGCCAATGTCTCGGCGATGACCGTATCCCGAGTCATCAATAATACCGGAAGAGTGAGCGAAAAGACCCGCGTCAAGGTCAAGCAGGTGATGGAGGAAATGCGGTACATCCCGAACTCGGTTGCCCGCTGCCTCGTCACGCAAGAGAGCATGATCGTGTCGCTTCTCATTACGGATATCACGAACCCGTTCTTCACGACGATGGCGCGTGGCGCCGAGGATGCCGCCATGCGGCATGGCTATCGGCTCATGTTCGGGAACAGTGACGAGAGCTTCTCAAAAGAAAAGGATTACGTCGAAATGATTCTGTCGATGCGCGTGGATGGGGTGCTGTTCGCGCCGAGCGGGGATCAATCCAGGGAGCATCTGGAGTGGCTGCAGCGCCAAAATGTGCCTTTCGTGCTGCTGGACCGCGAGGTTCCGGGCATCGACTGCGACGCCGTGCTCGGCGACAGCCGCGACGGGGCGAAGCGGATGGTGGCGGAGATGATCCGGTACGGACACCGCCGCATCGCCCTCGTGAACGGCGCTCAGGACGTATCGACCGCCCGCGAGCGGCAAGCCGGCTATATCGAGGCCTTGCAGGAAGCCGGCATCGAATTCGACGAGACGTTGGTCATGCAGACGAGCTATTCGCGCGAGCAGGACTTGTCCGTCGCGCACTGGATGGAGCTCGATCCGGAGACGCGGCCGACAGCCATCTTCGCAGCGAATAATATGCTGGCCCTGTCCGTGTTGAAATCGGTCCGCAGCTTAGGCCTGCGCGTGCCGGAGGATTTGTCGATTGCCTGCTTCGATGACTTCGGATGGGTGGAGGAAGCGAACCCGTTCTTCTCCGTCGCCTCCCAGCCAGCTTACGAATTCGGTGAGCAAGGCATGCAGCTGCTCCTGGACCGAATTAAAAACCGGGAAGACAAGCCGCGCCAGATTGTTCTCCCTTGCGACATATTGATGCGTCAGTCCGTAGGAAGAGTATAG